The stretch of DNA GGCGCCTGTCCTGACCGGCTGAGACGGCACAGGACCGAGAGGTGAGCCGGGCAGAACTCGGGTCGCTGCCGCCCCTGTCAGCAGGGCCAGCAGGGTCAGCGTCATGACATGACGGGCCCGGATGCGTTTCAACAGCATAATCTTCTCCGGTCAGCGGCTTGACGAGGGGCCACACGGCAAGGATCAGCGGCAGGGGTGACGGCATTCTGACCTCCCGGTCTGCCGACAGAGCAGATGGAACCCTGATTTTCACAGGGTTCCACGGCAGGCGGGGTCCGCTCAGGGAGCCAGACGCTTGGCCCGCTGTGCAGGCGTTTCCTCGGGACGCAGGGTCGGCCCCTGAACCGGGCGCATGTGGTTGACCGCGCGAGGACGGGCGGTAGCGGCCTGGGTGGACAGCGGCCCCAAACGGTCGTACCACCGGTAACCCTCAACGCTGACCCCAGCAGCGCGTGCCGCATCCAGCACGGCTCGGTAGCCCTGATGGGCCAGGTCAGCCGCCGCGCGGTACTGCCGGGCGTTGTAGGCGTTGACCGCCGACCTGAAAGTCTGGTCGGCCCCCTGAGCGGCACTGCGGACATCCGCGACCTTTCCGGCGCTCCGAGTGAGCGCGAGAATGGCGTTGGCATTGGTCAGGTACGCCGTGGTCAGGTCACGGTACTGGGCGTCCAGGTTGAATTGGCCGAAGGTCTTGGCGAGGTTGTTGTAGCTCATGACGCTACTGACCTCGTCGCCAATGTCGGCGAATCTCGTGTCGCCGCTGGGGCCGTAATCCTCGTCGCGCTCACTGTCATAGCCGTCGTGGGGGTGCGACTGGCTGAGGTGATGCCCCGACTCGTGGACCACTGTGTCGGTGAAGCCGTAGCCCGCGGCATTCAGGGCCGGGGTCAGGAAGTTCAGGGTCATGGCCTGGGTACCGGTCACCCCTTCATTGATGGCCCGGCCGAGCAGCCCCGCGTTCGGCGTCTTGGGATCACTGTCATTGAATAGGTAGGTAGGGATGTTGTACTGGTTAGGGGTGGCCTGGGCACGCTGGCGGATTTCCTGGAGGGCCAGTTGGAAGAACCGCTCCCCGGTGGCGTCGGCGAAGTCGGGCGAGCAGGCGTCGTCGGTGGGTAGCGGGAAGAAGCAGCGGTAGGCGTCGGCCAGATCGCCCGTCAACGCGGTTTCACGCTGCGTGTGGCTCCACTGCACGAAGGGGTTCAGGGGCGTCAGCCTGTCCTGGGCCACCTGGCCCTGAATCACTTTCTCTCCCGCCACAGCGCCCGTCCCCTGCTCCAGCGCGATGTCCAGGTTGATGTGCTCGGGCATGTCGGGCGGCGTGAGGGACACGCGGTAAAGCGGGCTGGGCGTGAACAGCAGGTTGATGGCGACGTACCGCACCACCTTGCCCAGGTCCGCGCTGATCTTCTCGGCGTAGGCCACGCTGGCCTTGCGGGTGCCGTACTCCCAGATGGGTGGCATCCGCTTGTCATAAATCTTGTCGCCGTCCACATCACTGTCGGTGATGTTCCACGCGTCGCTCCAGTAGTCAGGGTTGGCCGACTGATCGTAGAACCATACGCGGCGGGCCTGGCCCTGATCGGCCCCCGGTGTGCCGCCCCAGGCGACGGTGCGCCGACTGCTGCGGGCACCGAAGTTGACCTGGGTGTCGGTTTCGATCGCCTCCGGCCGCTCATGACTGTAGCTGTGGAACTTGAAGTCGGGCCGGTTATACCAGTTGATGAGAAACACGGTGTACTCGGTGGTGTCCACACCGATCTGGCCCGCGTTGTCCGCCAGCCACTGCTCCACCTTCGCGCCGTCGATCTCGAAATTGCCGGTGACCTGCCGGGCGATGTTGCCCGCAGGCCGGGGGCAGCCGTACACGGGCGTGTCCTCACCCTCGGGGCGGAAGGATTTCAACACGTTCTGTTGGTCCGCACTCTGGCAGTTGTAGGCTGCCGAGGAAATGTTCAGGTACTTCACGCCGTCGCGTTCGACGGACTTCTCGGCGCCGTTCTGGCCCAGGAAGGTGAAGAACGCGTCCTCGAAGGCCTGCCCGGCGTCCACGTAGTTGTACTCGAACTCGAAGTCGTTCCCGCTCAGTTCCTTGTTGCCGTAGTAGCTGGGATAGCGGTTGATGGTCTGGTACGTGTCGGGCAACTCCTGGCGCATCGACTCGAAGTTCAGGTCGCGCGGTCCGGCCACCTGGCCCGGCAGGGTGGACCTGTACCCGATATTCACGATGTTAATCCGGAGTTTCTGCTTGATCGTGGCCCGCGCGCCCGGCTGGAGGGTTCCGAGCTGCCCGAATGAATCGGGGTCTTCCGTAGGGGGTGTGCCGCCGCCACAGGCAACAAGCAGGCTGGCGCTGAGCAGGGCGAGACCGACGGCTTTTGCATTCATGCTGGCTCCGGAAGGGTGAGACGAGGACGGGCAAGCGCGGACGGTGCCACAGAGTGTTTCTGTACCCCACACTGTGTACGTACAGACAGGCAGAAAAGGTGTGTTTTGGGACTAGGACACGCTTCACACGGGACTCATGGGATTCACGGCCCCCGGAGACCTGCTTCTCCTGCCTCTTGATCAACCCAGGACCCCGCCCAACCTCTTCTGGCCGCAGCCCGACCTGGTCGTTCCCTCCCCCACCGCACTTCTGACCGTTCTCCCCCAGCTCCGGCTAAAAAGGGGCTGGGGAGTGCTTCAGGTCACTTCAATGCCCGGTCCCAGTGCGACGACCGTGGGCCGGGTCAGCGGGCAGAGGTCGAGGACGGCCCGCACGTCTTCCAAGGTCACCCGCGCGGCACGGTCCACGAGTTCGTCTGTAGACAGGGGCCGCCCCAGCGCAAGGTGTTCCATGCCCAGCGCGAAGAGACGGCCCTGTGGGGTCTCGGCGCGGAGCAGGTTGCCGACCGCCAGCTTGCGCGCGGCGCGGCGCACGGTGGTTTCAGTTAGCGTCTCCGGCACGCCCGCCAGGACGGCCAGGTAGGCGTCCAGCACCGCCTGTGCCCGTTCGGTGTCGCAGGAGAAGCCGCCCTCGAAGGTGCCCACGTCGCGGAATTCCAGGTGGGCGAGGTCGGCGGAGTCGGCCAGCCCGGTGTCGAGCAGCGCCCAGTACAGCAGCCCGTTCTCACCGCCGACGAGTTCGGCCAGCACCACGGCGGCCTCGCGCAGCGGGTGGGCGGCAGGGAGGCCGGGCAGGGCGAGCGCGACCTGCACGCGGGCCAGACGGTCGTCCCGGATGGTGCGGACGGTGCCGGGCGCGGGCGGAATGGGGGCTGGCTCAGCGGGCGGACGCGGAGCCCCGGCGGGCCAACCCCGCAACTCCTCCCCCGCCCAGGCGAGCACCCATTCCGGGTCGAAGGCGCCCACGACCGCCAGCGTCACCCGGTCCGCCCCGTAGCGTTCGCGGTGATTGCGCGCCAAAGCCTCCCGGGTCAGCGCCCGCACCGTCTCGGGCGTCCCCAGGACCGAATGCCCCAGCGGATTCCCACCCCAGTAGTCGGCCCGCAGCTCGTCGGCCACACGCACGGCGGGCTGCTCGGCGTACATGGCGATTTCTTCCAGGATCACGTCGCGCTCGGGCTCGATGTCGGCGGGGCGCAGTGCGGGGCGCATAAGTTCGGTCAGCGTGTCCATCAGTTCGGGCGCTTGCTCGGGCAGGGTCGCGGCGTGGTAGACGGTCGCCTCGTCGCCCGTGAAGGCGTTGGCGTGGCCGCCGAGTTCGTCCAGCCGCTCGTTCAGCTCGGCAGCACTCAGCCGCTCCGACCCCTTGAACAGCAGGTGTTCCAGGAAGTGCGAGGCCCCCATCTCCTCCCGGCGCTCGTCGCGCGCCCCGGTCGCCACGAAGTACCCGGCGGCGACCGTCTGCGCCCCGGGGTCCGGTTCGAGGAGGAGGGTCAGGCCGTTGGGCAGGGTGCGCTTCAGGGTGGGGGACGTCACGTGGCCTCCCCGGGGCCGAGGGTCACGACGGTCACTGCCGGGGCGGGGTCGTACCCGGCCAGGAAGCCGTTCACCCGCTCCAGGGTGAGGGCCGCCAGTCCGGCACGCAATTCCGCCACTGGACGAACCCGGCCGAAGACGGCCAGATCGCGGGTCAGCCCCGCCGCGCGGGC from Deinococcus apachensis DSM 19763 encodes:
- a CDS encoding M16 family metallopeptidase encodes the protein MTSPTLKRTLPNGLTLLLEPDPGAQTVAAGYFVATGARDERREEMGASHFLEHLLFKGSERLSAAELNERLDELGGHANAFTGDEATVYHAATLPEQAPELMDTLTELMRPALRPADIEPERDVILEEIAMYAEQPAVRVADELRADYWGGNPLGHSVLGTPETVRALTREALARNHRERYGADRVTLAVVGAFDPEWVLAWAGEELRGWPAGAPRPPAEPAPIPPAPGTVRTIRDDRLARVQVALALPGLPAAHPLREAAVVLAELVGGENGLLYWALLDTGLADSADLAHLEFRDVGTFEGGFSCDTERAQAVLDAYLAVLAGVPETLTETTVRRAARKLAVGNLLRAETPQGRLFALGMEHLALGRPLSTDELVDRAARVTLEDVRAVLDLCPLTRPTVVALGPGIEVT